aatataaatccCTTTTGTTTCAATGGTtggtcatattattgtattaacatatCAAACACATAATCATTTAAAGCAACTCAATGGGTTCATCATGCTTACGATTAGTTAAAAGAATTTCTGGCACATCTTCATCGTGACAAGTTTCTGGGCTATATTGGTTTTTCTTAGATATTTCTTTTATGTATGGGTATAGTGAAtgcaaaaagaataataaatgtaacagATTTTTCATAATGAACACTGATGCATTTTGATTGAACACAATCCACATGTACATCCGTATCCCCAAAAAAGGCATTTGAACTAACATTAAATGCATGAAATTATAACATACTGGTTGCGGAAGTCCCATTGGCTTGGTATCAACGTCAGGTTGAGATACATTATACAGTACCCATAATGGTAACATAAAGTTTAAAAAGGCTGTAATGTAGATCAAATACTCCAAGTACCCAATTTTAACGTTTGATGCTATGACTATCGATAATATTTCAACAGAATCAAAAATCTCAATGATACACGCATTTGTCGGCCATTTATCACGATCTACTTGCCGTCCAAAGCATTCAGCActtatcaacaaataaaatacaattccgGAAACGCCAATaagcaactaaaaaaaaaaaaaaacaaatgtaacatttttagatgtatcatattagtatataataatggcataatagattataatcaaTAGATAATTTACCTTTAGCATTTGTGGTCCCATGAAATCATCGTTGGAGACCAATGAGATTACATTGTTGGAAAAAATCATTACTATTTTGCTGAACAACACGGTCACATACGTTGCCCAGGTGATACAGTTTAGGTACACGGGATACTTGGCTTTGCATTCAACTAGATCTCCTGTCTTCTTACTACGTTCATATTTGTATTCTCTGTAACAGTTGAGGAAAGTATGGTAGAACAGTAATGTCAACACTATGTTGAGCACCAGGAACAGTGTGTTTGGATATCTGGAGTACCATGTGTCTTGGAAGACAATCATGACATAATAGTCCAGACTGAAGAATTGCAATATCTGTAAGGTAAACAACGCCCCCGCGTCCAAAATGAATATGGTTCGCGTTTTATTCATCTTCAAAATTGTCGAAGGAATCCAGTTTGTACTGCTATGGCACCTATCGGACGGGCAACAGTATAGGAATCGTTGATACAGTCGCAATTTCCTAACAATGTCTAGTTCTTGTCGATTAACACTAGCcactaagtactaagtagtagccaataggtacctattaccaaATATTACCAAACATAATACAGGCTTTGCTATTGTCATTTGCCATGACAAAGTCTGACAAAGATATAATGGATCGGAAACGAGCAGCTTATCAGTGGCCTCGAAAGTATGTACAAGTCACAAGAAGCAAATGCGGGGGGGTCGCAATCATAATATTGAGAGCTTACAGCGCCATCTGTATAAAACACGGACTGAGATACAAAATGTGACGCTAAATAAAACCATGGTCAAATGTCATGGTGAAACCATAGTctgcatagacatattatataaacaacttGTTGCTTATATATGTCTATGGGTCAtggtttaagataatatatctaGTTCTATCATAATTTCGACATTTTGACTTTTAATTTCGACcccctaatttattatttcaatcttAGAACCGaattttccttttattattcaaattttgagataggtacttacttagtTTTTACTTATGGTATTATGAAAAGCTGTATTTCGATATAAAGGTCCACTTTAAAATACCAAGAAGAAGCCATTTATGACCTATAGGGGCCTCATCAAACTTCAGACTATAgtgtaaagttattaaaaatgaatgtatttaatattagatacctacttactatttagaattcataatattactattaggtataggCAATATATAGCATTGGCCAAAAAGTCCAACCATCCCCCTTTTTAAGTTGTGTGGGATCATTGTGTTAACAATGTTAGCCCTCCCTGAAAATTTAATGGATTTccatttatgtattatagtcGTGCTTAGATGTTTgttatacctattggctattacctactcagaaaaatttttaatttgtttggcCGAAACCAATGTAGTACGTACCCACTCAGTGTTGTAAAGTATCtacttgagtaaaagtattcaatgACTTTTAAagtactaaaatacattttagagttgtcgaaattacaataatttttttttttagttagcaCTATTACGCTTCCGTATATTACGCAGTTTTTCGACTTTCCGACATTTTCCCATCCCCGTCACTCCTCTATTCCCGTAGTTCGTTAGTTATTAAAGCCGCAGATGCTGCGGTTTGTACGCGAAACCTATCCGTAGCCTTCGCAATCGTAATCGACGCCGGCCGTTGGTCGGTATTATCACTTTTTTCGCCTTTTTTTAATTACCGTTTCTACTCTATTCGTTTagtttatttcttttgaaacccGTGTATATGCGGTTTGTATGCAAATTTTGTTTGTACCTACTCAAAGTTTCGGTCGGTCTTGGTTTCGGCAGGCGGAGGAAGGTCCCTTAAGTTTGGTGACCGGAGTCATTATACTTGTTACTTTTACTAACAATAGTTAAGTTTATTTGTTAGGCCGTCCGTCTGCCTACAATTTTAGCCTCAGGGGTTTGTatttctgttataataaattagtatacaataattattaagagtGTTGTGCGAATGCATAAAAAAGCAGAATTCGAAAACAGcctttgtataggtataacttCAAAATGTAGTCCGGCTATCAAATGTTGATcgcacaattgtttttttttatatattatattcttataacttataacttttaacttttaagttataatagtaacacgcAATACAAAAacgcacttaaaagttaaaaattaaaattaataattcttaatatttaaattttaaaaggttaggttaggttacatgacagacacacacaaaaaaaatcattgtaaaaccaatacattcattgctccgctcagaatctaaaactaaaagtTTTTCAAAGCTCTCAATTACAATTCAACTTCAATTTAAAACGTCAATaagttgtttattaaaaatattttaaataataatgcaagtattgtattatatcaaatCATCTTCACATCGAATAAATTCACCAATATCGGCTTGATTGAAACAAACTACAGATAGTGGATCTGTGTGCTTACATTCAGTAGTATTTTTTGCTGCAACACCAAAAccctgaaatataataaaatatttaaaaaaaattattaaaaaaaaaaaaaaacaaacaaaaatgattattgCAGACACAATGTATGTTTCNNNNNNNNNNNNNNNNNNNNNNNNNNNNNNNNNNNNNNNNNNNNNNNNNNaaaagtgtaaaaattaatacaaggctcctgatacatagctacaatagcagttgaaaaatattaaaaatacataggaataatttttttttttataagcatttgaagttaaaatgttgacaaaatttatcaaatttaaaattgaataattattttgtagttaaaaatttataaaatgttcaacttttatatctaaggattgaaaatttaaaacaagattccacgtaaatatttaattctgttaccaaaaattctaagaaatacattagcacagtttatttttatagtcattttaagttcaaatttggacgaaattacatattaaaaaacctggaataactattttagttattttgttgtgattgtataatattatttgtgggtacttgaaacttctaa
This portion of the Acyrthosiphon pisum isolate AL4f chromosome A1, pea_aphid_22Mar2018_4r6ur, whole genome shotgun sequence genome encodes:
- the LOC100164088 gene encoding uncharacterized protein LOC100164088, translated to MNKTRTIFILDAGALFTLQILQFFSLDYYVMIVFQDTWYSRYPNTLFLVLNIVLTLLFYHTFLNCYREYKYERSKKTGDLVECKAKYPVYLNCITWATYVTVLFSKIVMIFSNNVISLVSNDDFMGPQMLKLLIGVSGIVFYLLISAECFGRQVDRDKWPTNACIIEIFDSVEILSIVIASNVKIGYLEYLIYITAFLNFMLPLWVLYNVSQPDVDTKPMGLPQPVCYNFMHLMLVQMPFLGIRMYMWIVFNQNASVFIMKNLLHLLFFLHSLYPYIKEISKKNQYSPETCHDEDVPEILLTNRKHDEPIELL